A window from Citrus sinensis cultivar Valencia sweet orange chromosome 5, DVS_A1.0, whole genome shotgun sequence encodes these proteins:
- the LOC127902208 gene encoding uncharacterized protein LOC127902208, translating into MDKKEFGVKGWLTKFRGPLTWDEFTKAVQLRFGPTDYEDPSEALTRLKQTTSVAAYQEAFEKLSHRVDGLPENFLIGCFIAGLRDEIRIDVKIKQPRTLADTIGVARLIEERNQLQRKPNQQTRFQPASLTPKASPNPTAGVLGPSPTQRMNQSSNAHPATFRRITNQEARERREKGLCYYCDEKFIAGHRCERPQLFMIEDFPHMNTEDVEGAHPEQEHHEVTPEISFHAIAGIEHPQTIRVLGKLKNKNVMVLIDGGSTHNFIDHAIVCKFGLPVIRDKKFEVMVANREKIECTGQCRGLTLTIQGYSVTADYYILPVAACQLVLGVQWLETLGPIKMDYKQLTMNFKVEGTSQTFQGLRRTSIEALSDKESNGLQGTGLFFQIIPSTTSSSQPKSYPSEIGQLLAKFSHVFESPTSLPPRRSHDHQIPLQPSAGPVSVRPYRYPYYQKTEIEKMVKELLQSGLIRPSNSPFSSPILLVKKAYGAWRFCVDYRALNDITVKDKYPIPIIDELLDELHGAKFYSKLDLRSGYHQIWVQEDDILKTTFRTHEGHYEFIVMPFGLTNAPATFQSLMNDLFRPYLQKFILVFFDDILIYSRSWEDHLAHLQIVLQILSTNSLFAKESKCRFGVLQVEYLGHVISEQGVSVDPAKIQAVIEWPTPTTAKGVRGFLGLAGYYRKFIRHFGSIAAPLTRLLSKDGFQWNEVAEMAFTQLKEAFFLFTSSL; encoded by the exons ATGGATAAGAAGGAATTTGGAGTTAAAGG ATGGTTGACAAAATTCCGTGGACCACTCACATGGGATGAGTTCACCAAGGCTGTTCAACTTCGATTTGGTCCAACCGACTACGAAGACCCGTCAGAAGCTCTGACTCGTCTTAAACAAACCACATCCGTAGCAGCTTATCAAGAAGCTTTTGAAAAGCTTTCCCACCGAGTTGATGGCCTGCCCGAGAATTTTCTCATCGGTTGTTTTATTGCAGGACTTCGAGATGAAATTCGCATAgatgtaaaaattaaacaaccGCGAACCTTGGCAGATACAATAGGAGTGGCTAGGCTGATCGAAGAACGCAACCAACTGCAGAGGAAGCCAAACCAGCAAACTCGTTTCCAACCAGCCTCATTGACACCAAAGGCCTCACCCAACCCCACAGCTGGTGTGCTAGGACCTTCACCAACCCAGCGTATGAACCAAAGCTCGAATGCTCACCCAGCAACATTCCGCCGAATCACCAATCAGGAGGCACGCGAACGACGAGAGAAGGGATTATGTTATTACTGTGACGAGAAGTTCATTGCTGGCCACCGTTGCGAACGACCTCAATTATTCATGATCGAGGATTTCCCTCATATGAACACTGAGGATGTTGAAGGCGCTCACCCAGAACAAGAACATCATGAAGTTACACcagaaatttcttttcatgCAATTGCAGGAATTGAACACCCACAAACCATACGCGTTCTGGGCAAGCTGAAAAACAAGAATGTGATGGTGCTAATAGATGGTGGTAGTACGCACAACTTCATTGATCATGCTATAGTCTGTAAGTTTGGGTTACCAGTGATCCGGGATAAGAAATTCGAAGTCATGGTTGCTAACCGTGAGAAGATAGAATGTACTGGACAATGTCGCGGTCTCACCCTCACCATTCAAGGATATTCCGTTACCGCCGACTACTACATTCTTCCGGTCGCGGCATGCCAATTGGTCTTAGGTGTACAATGGCTTGAAACTCTCGGACCCATCAAGATGGACTACAAGCAGCTCACCATGAACTTCAAGGTAGAAGGGACCTCCCAGACCTTCCAAGGATTGAGACGAACCAGCATCGAAGCTTTGTCTGACAAGGAATCCAATGGGTTACAAGGCACTggattatttttccaaataattCCTTCCACCACCAGCAGCAGCCAACCAAAGTCCTACCCATCTGAGATAGGCCAACTCCTAGCAAAATTCTCCCATGTATTTGAATCACCCACCAGCTTGCCTCCAAGGCGGTCACATGACCACCAGATCCCATTGCAGCCGAGCGCAGGACCAGTGAGTGTGCGGCCATATCGATACCCTTATTACCAGAAAACTGAGATAGAGAAGATGGTGAAAGAGCTTTTACAATCTGGTTTGATACGGCCAAGTAACAGTCCGTTCTCTTCCCCAATTTTGTTAGTAAAGAAAGCATATGGAGCCTGGCGTTTTTGTGTGGACTATCGAGCTCTGAACGACATCACAGTTAAAGATAAATATCCAATTCCTATTATCGATGAGCTATTAGATGAACTCCATGGGGCCAAATTCTACTCTAAATTGGATTTACGGTCTGGGTATCATCAGATTTGGGTGCAGGAAGATGACATTCTTAAAACAACATTCCGGACACACGAAGGCCATTACGAATTTATAGTGATGCCATTTGGCCTCACTAACGCACCAGCAACCTTTCAAAGTCTCATGAATGATCTCTTTCGTCCCTACCTccagaaatttattttggttttctttgATGACATTCTAATATATTCAAGATCATGGGAAGACCATCTCGCACATCTACAAATTGTTCTCCAAATCCTATCAACTAACAGTTTGTTTGCAAAAGAGTCGAAATGTCGATTCGGTGTTTTACAGGTGGAGTACTTGGGCCACGTTATTTCGGAGCAAGGCGTATCGGTTGATCCAGCCAAAATACAAGCTGTCATTGAGTGGCCAACACCAACAACAGCAAAAGGGGTCCGTGGGTTCCTCGGTTTAGCAGGCTACTATCGGAAATTTATCCGTCATTTCGGTAGTATAGCAGCTCCCCTGACCCGTCTCTTGAGCAAGGATGGATTTCAATGGAATGAGGTAGCAGAGATGGCCTTCACACAATTAAAAGAGGCCTTCTTTCTCTTCACTTCttctttataa
- the LOC127902207 gene encoding uncharacterized protein LOC127902207, which yields MDKKEFGVKGWLTKFRGPLTWDEFTKAVQLRFGPTDYEDPSEALTRLKQTTSVAAYQEAFEKLSHRVDGLPENFLIGCFIAGLRDEIRIDVKIKQPRTLADTIGVARLIEERNQLQRKPNQQTRFQPASLTPKASPNPTAGVLGPSPTQRMNQSSNAHPATFRRITNQEARERREKGLCYYCDEKFIAGHRCERPQLFMIEDFPHMNTEDVEGAHPEQEHHEVTPEISFHAIAGIEHPQTIRVLGKLKNKNVMVLIDGGSTHNFIDHAIVCKFGLPVIRDKKFEVMVANREKIECTGQCRGLTLTIQGYSVTADYYILPVAACQLVLGVQWLETLGPIKMDYKQLTMNFKVEGTSQTFQGLRRTSIEALSDKESNGLQGTGLFFQIIPSTTSSSQPKSYPSEIGQLLAKFSHVFESPTSLPPRRSHDHQIPLQPSAGPVSVRPYRYPYYQKTEIEKMVKELLQSGLIRPSNSPFSSPILLVKKAYGAWRFCVDYRALNDITVKDKYPIPIIDELLDELHGAKFYSKLDLRSGYHQIRVQEDDILKTTFRTHEGHYEFIVMPFGLTNAPATFQSLMNDLFRPYLQKFILVFFDDILIYSRSWEDHLAHLQIVLQILSTNSLFAKESKCRFGVLQVEYLGHVISEQGVSVDPAKIQAVIEWPTPTTAKGVRGFLGLAGYYRKFIRHFGSIAAPLTRLLSKDGFQWNEVAEMAFTQLKEAFFLFTSSL from the exons ATGGATAAGAAGGAATTTGGAGTTAAAGG ATGGTTGACAAAATTCCGTGGACCACTCACATGGGATGAGTTCACCAAGGCTGTTCAACTTCGATTTGGTCCAACCGACTACGAAGACCCGTCAGAAGCTCTGACTCGTCTTAAACAAACCACATCCGTAGCAGCTTATCAAGAAGCTTTTGAAAAGCTTTCCCACCGAGTTGATGGCCTGCCCGAGAATTTTCTCATCGGTTGTTTTATTGCAGGACTTCGAGATGAAATTCGCATAgatgtaaaaattaaacaaccGCGAACCTTGGCAGATACAATAGGAGTGGCTAGGCTGATCGAAGAACGCAACCAACTGCAGAGGAAGCCAAACCAGCAAACTCGTTTCCAACCAGCCTCATTGACACCAAAGGCCTCACCCAACCCCACAGCTGGTGTGCTAGGACCTTCACCAACCCAGCGTATGAACCAAAGCTCGAATGCTCACCCAGCAACATTCCGCCGAATCACCAATCAGGAGGCACGCGAACGACGAGAGAAGGGATTATGTTATTACTGTGACGAGAAGTTCATTGCTGGCCACCGTTGCGAACGACCTCAATTATTCATGATCGAGGATTTCCCTCATATGAACACTGAGGATGTTGAAGGCGCTCACCCAGAACAAGAACATCATGAAGTTACACcagaaatttcttttcatgCAATTGCAGGAATTGAACACCCACAAACCATACGCGTTCTGGGCAAGCTGAAAAACAAGAATGTGATGGTGCTAATAGATGGTGGTAGTACGCACAACTTCATTGATCATGCTATAGTCTGTAAGTTTGGGTTACCAGTGATCCGGGATAAGAAATTCGAAGTCATGGTTGCTAACCGTGAGAAGATAGAATGTACTGGACAATGTCGCGGTCTCACCCTCACCATTCAAGGATATTCCGTTACCGCCGACTACTACATTCTTCCGGTCGCGGCATGCCAATTGGTCTTAGGTGTACAATGGCTTGAAACTCTCGGACCCATCAAGATGGACTACAAGCAGCTCACCATGAACTTCAAGGTAGAAGGGACCTCCCAGACCTTCCAAGGATTGAGACGAACCAGCATCGAAGCTTTGTCTGACAAGGAATCCAATGGGTTACAAGGCACTggattatttttccaaataattCCTTCCACCACCAGCAGCAGCCAACCAAAGTCCTACCCATCTGAGATAGGCCAACTCCTAGCAAAATTCTCCCATGTATTTGAATCACCCACCAGCTTGCCTCCAAGGCGGTCACATGACCACCAGATCCCATTGCAGCCGAGCGCAGGACCAGTGAGTGTGCGGCCATATCGATACCCTTATTACCAGAAAACTGAGATAGAGAAGATGGTGAAAGAGCTTTTACAATCTGGTTTGATACGGCCAAGTAACAGTCCGTTCTCTTCCCCAATTTTGTTAGTAAAGAAAGCATATGGAGCCTGGCGTTTTTGTGTGGACTATCGAGCTCTGAACGACATCACAGTTAAAGATAAATATCCAATTCCTATTATCGATGAGCTATTAGATGAACTCCATGGGGCCAAATTCTACTCTAAATTGGATTTACGGTCTGGGTATCATCAGATTCGGGTGCAGGAAGATGACATTCTTAAAACAACATTCCGGACACACGAAGGCCATTACGAATTTATAGTGATGCCATTTGGCCTCACTAACGCACCAGCAACCTTTCAAAGTCTCATGAATGATCTCTTTCGTCCCTACCTccagaaatttattttggttttctttgATGACATTCTAATATATTCAAGATCATGGGAAGACCATCTCGCACATCTACAAATTGTTCTCCAAATCCTATCAACTAACAGTTTGTTTGCAAAAGAGTCGAAATGTCGATTCGGTGTTTTACAGGTGGAGTACTTGGGCCACGTTATTTCGGAGCAAGGCGTATCGGTTGATCCAGCCAAAATACAAGCTGTCATTGAGTGGCCAACACCAACAACAGCAAAAGGGGTCCGTGGGTTCCTCGGTTTAGCAGGCTACTATCGGAAATTTATCCGTCATTTCGGTAGTATAGCAGCTCCCCTGACCCGTCTCTTGAGCAAGGATGGATTTCAATGGAATGAGGTAGCAGAGATGGCCTTCACACAATTAAAAGAGGCCTTCTTTCTCTTCACTTCttctttataa